Sequence from the Helianthus annuus cultivar XRQ/B chromosome 13, HanXRQr2.0-SUNRISE, whole genome shotgun sequence genome:
ATTACCAACCTCTGCTTTCATAAAATTCCGAAGTGGCGAGCCTCCAACCTTTGTGTTGATAAAAACTTTAGCGATATTGTTCCAAACACCATTAAAAGACTTTTTAAAAGGAATACATTCCCATCCAACACGAGTGAAGTGAAGCGCATCAATAATTCTTCTCCAAAGGAAATTCTTTTCCATTTTGTACCTCCATCCCCATTTAGCTAAAAGAGACGTATTGACCTCTTTGAGCTTGTTCAACCCTAGACCCCCGTCTTTCTTGTGCCGCAAGACCCGATCCCAGCTAACCCAATGCGTCTTCCTTTCCTCGATAGAGCCTCCCTATAGAAATTTTTTAATCATAGCCTCTAAATCCGAAATTACCTTCTTTGGAGCTTTGTAAAGCGAAAAATAATAACATGGTAAACTTTCCAACACCGATTTAATAATCACCACCCTACCCCCAATCGACAATAGGTGAGACTTCCATTTGGCAAGGCGAGACCGAAAAATACCATAAACTGGTTGCCAATTATTGATTCTATTCATATTGGCTCCCACTTTTAGCCCAAGATACCTAAAAGGAGGAGAGTCCGGTTTGCAACCGACCTCATTAGCTATAACCCCGAATTCTCACAATGTTCACCACCTCCGTTTCTATGAGCATGCTTATTACTTGTTTGCCTATGTGAGTTTGTGTGCATGTGTATTTATTAATGTGGCCTTTTGTAGTGTGTCGTCTTGATTCGTCATTCGTGTACCTAGGGAATGTATGTGACATTTCAATAGTAGTGGTGTGTAAACATGATAGTGAAGTAAACTCGTAATGACATAAGTTTAAATAAAGATGATTTTATACGTGTATTAAAATACTAGTATAGAACTCACAAGAGCAAGCTTGCTAGTTTGAATGTGTGTTTTAGGGAGGCATGATGCCTGAATGAACAAAGGTTTCTAGTAGGGCTGCAAACAAACTAAACGTTCGGCGAACAAttcatgaaccgttcggcaggaagttcgtttgtgttcgttcgtttatttaacaaacgaacacgaaaaagaaatttcgtttgtttagttaaatgaacaaacatgaacaaaggtcatgttcgttcgttatgttcgtgaacgtttgctAACGTGTTCAATAGTTCATtacttttttagtttttatattttatttaaatactttaaaattttgacaaataaaatatgTAATAAGTGTCAATGTATTATATTTCTGCTCATAAactcttgtttgtgttcgtttatttcCATTTGTGTTCTTGAATATTAATTTGTGCTaatttgtgttcatcaacgttcaTTTTCGTTcgttacctaaaattaacaaacaaccacaaATGAAAACGAAAAAGTTCATTTCcttatcaaacaaacacgaacataatatctcgttcggtaagtgtttatgaatagttcgtgaacacatatatttcttaacaaatgaacacgaacaaggtcatgttcggttcgttcggttcgtttgcagccctagtttCTAGTGTACACGTAATAAATAATAGACCTGTGTTTTAGCTTAGGGGGTACAATGTTGGTCCCCTTTCTCCTTTTAAAGGGAAAATTAATTATTTTCGTTCTCTTGTAGCATTGCCTCTCATCTCTAAACGTGTTAGTACTGATACAAGATATACATAAACTCTGCGACTATTCCTTGTTGACTTGGTCATTAGAAGGTGTTCCACACAACCTCGGGGTCCTTTCAACAGATTTTTAATGGTTCTTAAAGCCTTAATCCAAGCTCGAGTAAAGAAGCAATGACCCAACATGACAACCTAGACCACTTGTGTTAGAGACTAATTCGAGATGGTTAATTTGGTCCCAAGAAAACAGAGAATAGCAGAGACAATCTTCTAGGGCAATTTTATTGCTAATGCGTTCATATCAAAACAATAAAAATACTTTCTAGTTATTTTCAAGGGAACATGGATTTCATGACTAAAAGGAGGGTTGCGTGGCCATGCGGTGTGGTTACATCGATAGGGGTGTGGTACTTAGCCCAGGTGGTGTggctcccccccccccctcaactTTAGCGCCCCGGGGCACCATCAACCACCCCGTGCTTgttaaaaggggggggggggtgctatGGGTTCTCCAAGAAAACCCCCTTCAAGCACTTCTACTCGCTACATAGATCTTTGTAAAAACAACCATCCATCAATGCATACGACCAAGAAGgcaaaataaaaatggtttaaACAAGTGCTTATTAATTCAAATTGACATAGAAAATATTAGAGTTCAACGGTGTTGGTAAATTAGTATTGTTTTAATTAGggtatattttgaaaaaaaaaaaaaaaaacaaaacaaaacaagaaTGGCTTTAGTGATAGATATAGTTTTCCTCTTACATAGGGGTGTTTAATGAATCAAAATTTGAATTAACCTGGTTTTAGAATTTTAAAATTGGATTCGAATTCTATTTGAAATTCGATTACTAATCAAATCAATTCGAGTTTGCTTCAAAATTCGATTACCAAGTTCAAACTGAACTCGTATTTGATTCGAAATTTGAAGTTGGATTCGACTTCGATCGAAATTCAATTATTGAATTCGAATCGAATCTGAATCTAAATTCAAAGTTCTAATGATGGTTGAATTTTGTTACCAAATCTAGTTCAAAATTTGGTGAAGCATACATGAGTGAAATTGTGAGAGTGGTCCAAATGTATTAATTGATTTTAGGGTAATTGTTTATTCAGCTGATCATTGAATTGGATATTTTAGGAGACAAATGTTAAAACTTAAGGGGGGAAGGTGTGATATCGAGGAGTGGATGGGGGAGTGGGGTTACCACATGGGGGAATGACACCGGGTGTTTAAAAGGGGAGCGGGGAGTAAGAGAGATTGTGTTTTTTTGTGTATACTCAGCGAAGGTGAAGAAGAACAAAGGgaggagagagaggagagagagagagccaatgaaattttttattttttaattgagTGGGTGTTTGAATCACTCCTAGTGTTTGAGTAGAAAATGAGGAGTGAAGGGGGAGTTGACATGGCTTTATATCATTGGGTAAAgaaaactcaaacaccctaaaatGTTTGAATCATACCCTCCACCCTAAAGTCTAAAAGTCGTTTTGTAGTtttgtgtgtatatgtatgtTTAATAAAATGCATAATTTGAATTCGAAATTTGAATGAAAAATTATAAATTAGGATTCTATATTTGATTACTAAATTCGAATTGAATTTAGAATATTCAAAAACAGAATTCATACATGGAATTCAAATTTGATTGAAATCGAATTTTGAGTTTTTTTTCATTACGTAAGACTCTAGTTTTACATGTTTTAAACAATCTACCTACGCTATGCATGAGTTTCTTTTAATAAACCACTAGTCGCTTGTTCATACTAAactcatttaaacaacttcaattTGTAGTTGAAAATGTTTGATTGGTCTTTAATGAAGTAATTCAAGGGAAATTCACCAAATCAGCCAAGTTGAATACAAAGACGATCAAAGTAGCCATCAAATTTGTTAGATTATCGGCACAGGAGGAGGAAAATGACGCATCAGAAAATGCTTGTGCAAGATGGTATGGCGTAGGAGAAGGCTGGTGCAGCGAAGATGGAAAGATGTAAATGGAGATTGAGAGACAAAGAAAGAAGATGGAAGCAAACTAAGTTTTCTTTAATGATGTGGGAGATTAAGGGGTGGCGCGGGAGCAAGCAACCCATGCTTGAAATAGAGAAGCGGCACAGAAAGATGGTGTACTGCTCCATATGGCGCAGTAGATAAATATTAATGTCACCGGAAGATTACATGGCTGGCGCAGGAATAAATGGTTTGGGACAGAAAGAAAGCTAGTTGGCGCAGGATgactattttggtaattttagaAAGTCAGGGTTATtatcttaatttttttttgaacgtcaAGGAACGACGTACCAACCGTGACACCGGGCGCTGTGggcaaggtcgactactcgaccgctgccatccccttggctctcccagatgtgCGGAAACCCGACATCCACCCACCCGAAaacacgacagtggaataatctgTAAAACATCgtctcccatccaagacgaaccggcgccatccgtattcgcccttcacctggatgccgcagaaaataatgggaaGAGTGGGAGTCGAATCTGGGTTAATGGGGGTTATTATCTTAATTATCTTGGTAAAAAAGATTTATTCAATGATTTATTCAATCGATATTATggtattatatgtttttttttagttATTTAAAACCGGAACGTATATAATCACCAAATTATCCTTGTTATTGAAATCAGGAGCATAGCCAAGTTGGGGGTTGGGTGGGCGGGCAGCCcccttaacaaaaaaaaaaaaaattagtgtatttcGTACCCTAAAATTTTGATCGCACTCTTTTAAATTTTAGTTGAATCCCTCGTTCGCACCCCAAATAAGATTTCCGCCAAATAAAATTCATTATTCATTGAAAAATATGCATGTTTTGCATGTAAATCGGTCTAATGTAATAAACTAACTAGGccaatatattattatttttatgtatgtaaTTCCTCTCATATAAGCCAATGACCTGGTCAGCCAAACCCCAGACAATAGCCTGCCCGGGTGGGATGAGCATCAAACGTGGAAGAATACCCTTCCATAGTGCACGCACCCCTTCTTCAACATATATAGTCGATATTGCATGAACCACACCCGTATACTTGAACGCACCACCCGACCTAGCTTGTGCCATGAGCCTTGTTTTCACAACATCAAAAGGACCCGTACATACCGGACCCGCGATTCCCGCTAGGAATCCAGATATCATAGACTGCCATGGCTGAAGAACCTTCCCGTCCCCTTCATGTTTGCTCCAAAATAATCCATCAAAAGTGTTCTTGGATGTGAACATCACCGCCTGGCTCGTACCATTGCGCATAACTGTTGGGACCGCTCCTGACCATAGTCCACGTAGCCCTTCTTCGCGGATGATTAACCGAGCACAATGGATAGGACCCTTGTACTTAAGAAGCTCCTGACTCAGTCCCTTTTGTTGTTGCAGTCTTATTTTTACCACCTGCATGCACCAACTCAAGTTGAACGTACACAAACAATTGCCTTATAATGAAGTTGATTATCAAAAGTTTTAAGTTGTAAAAGGTGGTCTTTTTTCACATGAGGTAATAGTTATGTTTGGAAAATGATCATATACTAAAATCAAGTTGGTACGTTAATGTTAgggttcaaccatattttcaagtgGTGCGGTCGGATTTTTTTGTCTGAAAGATACACTAATATTTTTTCAGTGGTGTGCCCGCCCACCCACCCACCAAGTCAcataggtccgcccctggttgGATCTTGAAATACCTCAAAGGGGGTAACAATAAGAAGAGCTTCGGTAACACCAGCGCCAAACCCGGAAGCAAACCTCCCACCATTGCTAATCTTTCCAGTCTTGGCGTCCTTAAAGGCGGACTGAATAACGGCGTTGGAGCCCATCCGAAGGGCATACTTGAGTGTCAAGTGAGTGGCAAAGGGTGTGAGACCCTTCCAGAGAGCACGCACCCCTTCGGTCTTCACGGTGGTGGTGCCGCAGTGGAGAATACCCTTGTAGGTACCCGTCCGGTCCAGTTGTAAACGGGTCTTGATGACATCCATGGGTTGGAGACATGATGCCTCCACAACTCCACCAAGAGAACCGGATAGGGCTTTTACATAAGCAGGGATGATTATTGCTTTTGTTTCCATCTGCTTTGATTCACCCATTGCCATTCAACAAGATATATACACTAATGGCAagagaaaataaataaaagagaGGAAGGCTAATTTTTGTTGTTGTAATTAATTTACAAGTTCATAAGAGGAAGAGTAACCAATATGCCTTATATATAGGGAAAACAAGGCTTTAGAATCTTTCAATAATTTCCACTTGTATGATTAAAAGATATATATACTATTTTAATGCAACTCTTCCTACAATATGCCTTATATAGGGAAAACAAGGCTTATAGTCTTTCATTAATTTCAACTTGTATGattaaaagatatatatatactattttaATGCAACTCTTCCTATGTGTGATGTTTGACTACGAATGCACCACAATAGTGTTTGTAGATAATATGTCTAAAAAATAAATCCCTGCACATGTCTCTTGTCATCAGGTCATGTTGAAATATGCGTGTGGATATTGTTTATAACTAACTTGAGTTGGCAGAGTTTCAGGTTAAAAATGTATGTGTGATAAGTGATGGGCTAAAGATGTTAATTGCTAAAGAATGTATAGATTGAAAAGTAACTTATATAGAACTAGTTGTAACTAAAAGAATTGAATGTATAGATTGAAAATTTAGGCTATACGTATATTTTAACCCTCCTTAACTTCATCTAAGTGTCGAATCACTCATTTTCCTTCATTTCTCTATGCTTTACTCCAAGGAAATGGTTTAATCCTATTAGCTTCATCTAACCTTATGTTTGAGTGGTTTTTCTAtctaaataaaaaagaaaaattaattcaATATCTTAACATCCGGTTAACATGCTaacaaataatttatttaataccCCTTAACACAAGGAGGGAGAGGTTTATAATACCAGTTAACATGCTATGTTACCGTTAACACTCCAAATTTTAAAGCACACCCCGTAGCCTTATATAGAACTAAACCAGTGGTAACTGAAGAATCAAAGAACAAAAGCAAATCGCATacatgaaaaacaaaacaaaacaaaaccagcCCACCCAAGAGGTGTGTGTAGTATCTACACATCAATACATAAATCATCATGCAAACAAAAATCAGTTTTCTACTCTGGTACATTGATTcataaaagtttatttaaaaaaaaaagatttttaatttaaaaaaaaagttctactatattttttttcaaaaatcagtTTTCTAATCTAGTACTCTGTGGtgcattattttataaaaatcagtTTTCTACTCTGGTACTCTGATACATTATTTCATAAACGTTTCAAAAATCAGTTTCTACTCTGGTACATTGTTTCATAAAAGTTCTAGCACATTATCATCGATTCATCGTGGCGAGTTATCAATGAGGTGACATATAGTCGTTGGATCCCAACGGCATTATTTAAATAAaagattttttatttaaaaagatattTTACCACATCTATATAAAAACTTAACACTTTTTACCATGAAGATCGATCACCTAGACGATGAACATAGTGAAATGTACAAGAAACTGAAAGAAGAAATAAAGGCAAAATATCGTACTTAGTTCGTTTTTTTAGCtttccttttgttttttttaatttatgtagTGTTTTGTATTTAAATTATGTAACCTTTTTTTAAGAGAAAATTGCATTTTTCGTCTTTTATGTTTCAACGAAACTACAGGCGGTGTCCATTAAGTTTAAAAAGTACATTGGCTGTCCTTTACGTTTGCACATGATTACAGCTGGTGTCCTTTTGACCTAACATAGTTAAGTTTTCTTGTTAAATGCAGTCATGTGTCACTCACCAAAAGTCTAGAGACCAATGTGCAATATTTTCAGAAAccattctctctctctcctgcACAACCACACCTCCACCCCAACACCCCCACCCCACCTCCACCGCTATCACCACCATGAGACTTCCACCTCATCACCCTGCACCTGGCCGGATATCCACTACCGCCCTCGACCTCACTAGCAAACAACTCATCGGTTACATCCCGTCGTTCATCTATGACCTCCAAAACCTACAAACCCTACACCTGCACGACAATTTCATCATCAGAGAGTTACCTAGGTTTTCTACAACTGCACAAACCTAATCGACCTCGATATTTCACATAACATGTTCGTCGGAACATTGTCGGATGATATTCACCGGCTATCGATTCTCAAAACGGTGGAATTCGGCGGTAATAACCTCACCGACAATATACCTCCAGCAATCGGGAATATATCTTCGCTGACGTCATTGATGCTATACGATAATTTGTTCAAACGGTGGAATTCGGCGGTAATAACTTCACCGGCGATATACTTCTAGCAATCGGGAATATATCTTCGCTGACGTCATTGATGCTATACCAGAATTTGTTCAACGGAACTATACCTCCAGCGATCGGAAACTTAACAGATCATGGAGGTGGCGGTGGGAGTGGGGGTGGAGGTGTGGTTGTGTAGgagggagagagggagagagagagagaatagtttttgaaaatattgtaCATTGGTCCCTATACTTTCGGTGAGTGACACATGACTGCATTTAACAAGAAAACTTAACTAGGTTAGGTCAAAAGGACACCGACTATAATCATGTGCAACCATAAAGGACAGTCAATGTACTTTGTAAACTTAAAGGACACCGTCTGTAGTTTCGTTGTAACGTAAAGGCTGAAAAATGcaattttctctttttttttttttaatttatgtatTTTTATTACATTTTCTAATCTTTTTTTCTATTATTGTTAATTATTATTAAGGTATTTTAAAAAATacacattttatataaaaataataacaaaaaataGGTGCCACGTGTCGAATAACGCCACTGTTCCACGCCCCTTCCCACACCCCGCGTTTTGGCACAACGCCCCGTTTCTGACGCATGATAACGTGTCGTCCACGTGTCGAATAAATCCTACTTTACAAGTCCCTCCAAACCATATGGTTTAAAGCCTAAGGCCTGGTGACCTTGATTTGTGTCAGATTGACTTTTATTTTACACTTTTATGATGTAAGcaaaattactaatatacccatAACCTTCTAGTGATTACCCATAATACCCTCATCTTCCTCACATAACCCTCCATTCTACTCCTGCAACTTTCGCACAGACCCATAAAATTCCTATGAAAATTTTTGTTGTGACAACTGTCACCTTTCCACATATTCCGTACAATATTAAACAGTACTTTATGCTTTAATGAATGTGCCTGATCAAATTAATGACACGAATGATTTTCTGATTATTGTCATATACATACAAGTTCATTACATGTTGCATGATTTCTTATCATTACTGCATGCAACACAGTATGATTCAATTAAGTACACAAAACAAAGTTAGCACAattatcagacaaactagaaATACTGccgggagttcagtactcagacagacatgatgttaagacacagaatgagcccggaaccaagagttacactagagTAGGGTGTAGGAAAGTagggatcataaaactgcctttcTAGTGATGATTTAAGTGCCCGAAAGTGCCCgaaacacactaaaactgcagaattctgtaGAAAAACACCAtaattcagcaattttcagctttttaacatcaaaatataatgcagaattatggtttaatggtccagaatatCTTTCTAAGTGTCGagaatcaaaactgtcataaaagacaacataaagcacactaaactgccctatttagcac
This genomic interval carries:
- the LOC110872157 gene encoding mitochondrial succinate-fumarate transporter 1, producing MAMGESKQMETKAIIIPAYVKALSGSLGGVVEASCLQPMDVIKTRLQLDRTGTYKGILHCGTTTVKTEGVRALWKGLTPFATHLTLKYALRMGSNAVIQSAFKDAKTGKISNGGRFASGFGAGVTEALLIVTPFEVVKIRLQQQKGLSQELLKYKGPIHCARLIIREEGLRGLWSGAVPTVMRNGTSQAVMFTSKNTFDGLFWSKHEGDGKVLQPWQSMISGFLAGIAGPVCTGPFDVVKTRLMAQARSGGAFKYTGVVHAISTIYVEEGVRALWKGILPRLMLIPPGQAIVWGLADQVIGLYERNYIHKNNNILA